From a single Candidatus Binataceae bacterium genomic region:
- a CDS encoding tetratricopeptide repeat protein, with amino-acid sequence MRAGMKMVLTGLAMALVVAAGPAIARADEASAAKARSLVEAAINMTDSQQAVKLLWQASNIDPTLEDPYVYLGLYYNSRSQFDQVVSVYKKLIKYQPNSVSAYLNIGEAYMSFTPPKAADALPYYQKAYQLDQGSAFAALRLGEVYAQMGNREQAAHYLNQAVANGSKNPAVAAEARKILGDMGAM; translated from the coding sequence ATGCGCGCGGGAATGAAAATGGTCCTCACAGGCCTCGCGATGGCGCTCGTCGTGGCGGCTGGACCCGCGATCGCGCGCGCTGACGAGGCCAGCGCGGCCAAGGCCCGCTCGCTGGTCGAAGCGGCGATCAATATGACGGACAGTCAGCAGGCGGTAAAGCTGCTATGGCAGGCGAGCAATATCGACCCGACGCTGGAAGACCCGTATGTTTATCTCGGCCTGTACTACAACTCGCGATCGCAGTTCGACCAGGTCGTTTCGGTTTACAAAAAGCTAATCAAGTATCAGCCCAACTCGGTCAGCGCCTATCTCAACATCGGCGAGGCGTACATGTCGTTCACGCCCCCCAAGGCTGCCGACGCGCTGCCCTACTATCAGAAAGCTTACCAGCTCGATCAGGGCTCCGCATTCGCGGCGCTCAGGCTGGGTGAGGTTTACGCGCAGATGGGTAATCGCGAGCAGGCCGCGCACTACCTCAACCAGGCGGTGGCCAACGGCTCGAAGAATCCCGCGGTCGCAGCCGAGGCGCGCAAGATCCTGGGTGACATGGGCGCGATGTGA
- a CDS encoding peroxiredoxin produces the protein MLKAGDPAPEFTLPDQDGAPFALASVRGRRVFLWFFPEADTPGCSLEGLGLRDHREYFDQSAIEIVGIGFDTVADNAAFARKHNFGFRLLSDTTHEVALAFGACESLKARYPERISFLIGVDGRIERVYDKVDPRDHAAQVLVDVLEE, from the coding sequence ATGCTGAAGGCTGGTGATCCCGCGCCGGAATTTACCTTGCCCGATCAGGACGGCGCGCCGTTCGCGCTCGCGAGCGTGCGCGGGCGCAGAGTCTTTCTTTGGTTTTTTCCCGAGGCCGATACGCCTGGATGCAGTCTTGAAGGGCTCGGCCTGCGCGACCATCGGGAATATTTCGACCAGAGCGCGATCGAGATCGTCGGCATCGGTTTCGACACCGTAGCGGACAATGCCGCTTTCGCACGCAAACACAACTTTGGGTTCCGGCTGCTGAGCGATACCACGCACGAGGTCGCTCTGGCCTTCGGCGCCTGCGAGAGTCTCAAGGCGCGATATCCCGAGCGCATCAGCTTCCTTATTGGCGTTGACGGGCGCATCGAGCGTGTTTACGACAAGGTCGATCCGCGCGATCACGCCGCGCAGGTCCTGGTCGACGTGCTGGAAGAGTAA
- a CDS encoding sigma-70 family RNA polymerase sigma factor, with amino-acid sequence MSEPSDQDLVAGALDGDSAAFAELATRHRSRVERICQRFFSDAEQVRDLAQETFIHAYGGLKGYRAEIPFGAWLRAIATNLCYDELRRRRRRPEELVADFSAAESTWLGLVNTATPEELVEAAQERQEAKTLADKLLATLKPEDRLVLTLQNSEDMSVSEIADIVGWSEAKVKIRAFRARQALRRQAARLVRPRKAES; translated from the coding sequence GTGTCAGAGCCATCGGACCAGGACCTGGTAGCGGGTGCGCTGGACGGCGACTCGGCCGCGTTTGCGGAGCTCGCCACCCGTCATCGCTCGCGCGTCGAACGCATCTGCCAGCGTTTTTTTTCCGACGCCGAACAGGTGCGAGACCTGGCTCAGGAAACCTTTATCCACGCCTACGGCGGATTGAAGGGTTATCGGGCCGAAATTCCATTCGGTGCATGGTTGCGCGCGATCGCTACCAACCTGTGCTATGACGAATTGCGCCGGCGCCGCCGCCGTCCCGAAGAGCTGGTAGCTGACTTCAGCGCGGCTGAGTCGACCTGGCTGGGGCTGGTGAATACGGCCACGCCCGAAGAGCTCGTGGAGGCGGCGCAGGAGCGGCAGGAAGCGAAGACGCTCGCGGACAAGCTGTTGGCGACGCTTAAGCCGGAGGACAGGCTCGTGCTGACCCTGCAGAACAGCGAGGATATGAGCGTAAGCGAAATCGCTGACATCGTCGGCTGGAGCGAAGCCAAGGTTAAAATACGCGCCTTTCGAGCGCGGCAGGCGTTGCGCCGTCAGGCGGCGCGTTTGGTGCGGCCGCGCAAGGCGGAGAGCTAA
- a CDS encoding XdhC family protein has product MAGPEEIWAEAVRTLERDKPFALATVVNVRGSTPREVGAKMIVRNDGQFGTIGGGCGEAEVFRKARVLLEDGGEARLAEVDLTGDFEQEQIGTCGGIMDVFIDLWRPRSDLEIARRLADAADHNLPAALLTVVDQGVPNGAAPAAKVGERTVVDVSRRSAPLKGFAGLSEAAAQQLGDRTADAVAALLEIGVDGAVRPVARIEPSGTPRVFLDPITGAQRLIIVGAGHIAQPLAQLGSILGFHVTVIDDRAAFANRERFPIADQIVVRPFAAAIEALNLDRHCYVLSVTRGHAFDEEVVRTALKKRNGAFIGMIGSRRRVRATLERIAADGIPAAELNEVHAPLGVDLGAETPAEIAVSIIGEIIRERRTRARDAFNLGVKLGQLRR; this is encoded by the coding sequence ATGGCCGGACCGGAGGAGATTTGGGCCGAAGCGGTGCGCACGCTGGAGCGCGACAAGCCGTTCGCGCTGGCTACGGTTGTTAACGTGCGGGGTTCGACGCCGCGCGAGGTCGGAGCCAAGATGATCGTGCGCAACGACGGCCAGTTTGGCACGATCGGCGGCGGCTGCGGCGAGGCCGAGGTTTTCCGAAAAGCTCGAGTGTTACTTGAAGATGGAGGCGAAGCTCGGCTGGCCGAAGTCGACCTGACAGGCGATTTTGAACAGGAGCAGATCGGTACCTGCGGCGGGATAATGGACGTGTTCATCGACCTTTGGCGGCCGCGCTCCGATCTCGAAATCGCGCGCCGCCTGGCCGACGCCGCCGACCATAACCTGCCCGCCGCGCTTCTGACCGTGGTTGACCAGGGGGTGCCCAACGGCGCTGCGCCGGCGGCCAAGGTCGGCGAGCGCACGGTGGTCGATGTCTCGCGCCGCTCGGCGCCGCTTAAGGGCTTTGCGGGGCTGAGCGAGGCCGCGGCGCAGCAGCTCGGAGACCGCACTGCGGATGCGGTGGCGGCGCTGCTCGAGATCGGGGTGGACGGTGCGGTGCGGCCGGTGGCGCGGATCGAGCCGAGCGGCACGCCGCGGGTCTTTCTCGATCCCATCACGGGTGCGCAGCGGCTGATCATTGTGGGCGCCGGCCATATCGCGCAGCCGCTCGCCCAACTCGGCTCGATACTGGGCTTTCATGTCACGGTGATCGACGATCGCGCTGCGTTTGCCAACCGCGAGCGCTTTCCGATCGCCGACCAGATTGTGGTGCGCCCGTTCGCTGCCGCGATCGAGGCCCTGAACCTCGACCGCCATTGCTACGTGCTCTCGGTCACGCGCGGACACGCCTTTGACGAAGAGGTCGTGCGCACGGCGCTCAAGAAGCGCAACGGCGCGTTCATCGGGATGATTGGCTCGCGCCGCCGCGTACGCGCAACGCTCGAGCGCATTGCCGCGGATGGCATTCCCGCCGCGGAGCTGAATGAGGTTCACGCCCCGCTCGGCGTCGATCTCGGCGCCGAGACCCCTGCGGAAATCGCGGTTTCGATTATCGGCGAGATTATCCGTGAGCGGCGTACGAGGGCGCGCGACGCGTTCAACCTCGGAGTCAAGCTCGGGCAGCTACGGCGCTAG
- a CDS encoding tetratricopeptide repeat protein, which yields MEDSVLKVRALELWNKGVERHMHGDFDGAILLYTKSIDVCPTAEAYTFRGWAYNYFGRVDDAIGECKKAIEVDPDFGNPYNDIGAYLIAKGDFDEAVPWLEKAKHAPRYEPRHFPYMNLGRLYATKGMLQQAIREFEHALRLQPGEPTCQASLARLRAALN from the coding sequence ATGGAAGATTCCGTTCTCAAGGTGCGCGCGCTCGAATTGTGGAACAAGGGCGTCGAGCGTCACATGCATGGCGACTTCGACGGCGCGATCCTTCTCTACACGAAATCGATCGATGTCTGTCCGACCGCCGAGGCGTACACGTTTCGCGGATGGGCCTACAACTATTTCGGCCGGGTCGACGATGCGATCGGCGAGTGCAAGAAGGCGATCGAAGTCGATCCGGACTTTGGCAATCCCTATAACGACATCGGCGCCTATCTGATCGCCAAGGGTGACTTCGACGAGGCGGTGCCGTGGCTGGAAAAAGCCAAGCACGCGCCGCGCTATGAGCCGCGTCATTTCCCCTACATGAACCTCGGGCGCCTCTACGCGACCAAGGGGATGCTCCAGCAGGCCATTCGCGAGTTCGAGCACGCACTGCGGCTACAGCCGGGCGAGCCGACATGCCAGGCATCCCTTGCCCGTTTGCGCGCGGCGCTTAATTAG
- a CDS encoding nucleotidyltransferase family protein — translation MAAGHETVGGSPPDLGAPVEAILLAAGESRRMGFPKPLLRLGSRTFVEVLIAAILPNVARLIVVVGAHGSAVREAIPADPGILVVDNPGYLRGQLSSIKAALPHVGPRASGALIHLADHPMVNAATFAAVIEGYRRLGKPIAIARHQGRRGHPVVFARELFGELAAAPDEQGARVVVAADPARVAYVDVDDPGVLTDLDTPEDLDRAGLDRPGPSMKAN, via the coding sequence GTGGCGGCGGGGCATGAAACGGTAGGCGGTTCGCCGCCCGACTTGGGCGCGCCGGTTGAGGCGATCCTGCTCGCCGCTGGCGAATCGCGCCGGATGGGCTTTCCCAAGCCGCTGCTCAGGCTGGGTTCGCGCACCTTTGTCGAGGTGCTTATTGCCGCGATACTTCCGAACGTCGCGCGGCTCATTGTAGTGGTCGGCGCGCACGGCTCCGCGGTGCGCGAGGCGATTCCCGCCGATCCAGGAATCCTCGTGGTGGACAATCCCGGCTATCTTCGCGGGCAGCTTTCCTCGATCAAGGCGGCGCTGCCTCACGTTGGACCGCGAGCATCCGGCGCGCTCATCCACCTGGCGGACCATCCGATGGTCAATGCGGCAACCTTCGCTGCGGTTATCGAGGGCTATCGGCGTCTAGGCAAGCCGATAGCGATCGCACGCCACCAGGGCCGCCGCGGCCATCCTGTGGTCTTCGCGCGCGAGTTGTTCGGCGAGCTTGCGGCCGCGCCCGACGAACAGGGAGCAAGAGTGGTGGTGGCGGCTGACCCGGCTCGGGTGGCTTACGTCGACGTTGACGACCCCGGCGTGCTGACCGACCTCGATACGCCCGAGGATCTGGATCGCGCCGGGCTCGACCGTCCCGGACCCTCGATGAAGGCTAATTAG